ATCAATCGAATGGGATTTAATAATGAAGGATTAGAAGCTGCGATACAACAGTTAAAAAAGAATAAAGGAAAGGTAATTATTGGAGGTAATATTGGTAAGAATACAGCCACTAAACCAGAAGACTACACTGCGGATTATACTTTATGTTTTGAAGAATTACACCCACATGTAGATTATTTTGTGTTGAATGTAAGCTGTCCGAATGTTTCGAGTCATGCCAAATTGGAAGATGCTGATTATTTAAAAGAGTTAATTACGGAAGTTCAAAAAATTAATAATACAAAATCTGTTCAAAAACCAATTCTATTAAAAATTGCACCAGATTTAAATACAAATCAGTTAGATGAGATTATTACTCTAGTTGCTGATACTAAAATCGATGGTGTAATTGCGTCTAATACTTCAGTAGATAGAAAAGGATTAAAAGCTTCTGATGAGAGATTAAAAGAAATTGGAAATGGAGGATTAAGTGGTCAACCGATAAAAGATAAAAGCACGAAGGTTATTAAATATTTATCGGATAATTCAAATAAATCATTCCCAATTATTGGAGTAGGTGGTATCCATTCTGAAAAAGATGCATTAGAAAAAATAGATGCAGGAGCGGATTTAGTTCAAATTTATACTGGATTTATATACGAAGGACCAGCTTTAATAAAACGTATAAATAAGGCTATTTTAAAAAGAGCTTAATACATGTTAGAAATATTAATCTCTTTCGCGTTATCTACTGGTGCTTTAGCTATATCTCCTGGTCCTGACAATATTTTTGTATTAACTCAAAGTATTGTAAATGGAAGGAAGTTTGGAATTGCAACAGTTTTAGGACTTATGACAGGTTGTATAATTCATACTACTTTAATAGCGTTTGGTGTTTCAGAAATTATACGAACTAATGAGAATATTTTCTTTATTATAAAGTTATTCGGAGCAGCTTATTTGCTGTATTTGTCTTATAAAGTCTATAAAAGTGATGCAAAAATTGCTTTTTCTACAGAGAATGTAGAGAAGAAATCGACATTCGAATTGTTTAAAACTGGATTTTGGATGAATATTTTGAATCCAAAAGTTACTATATTTTTCTTAGCGTTCTTTCCACAGTTTTTATTTTCAAAAACAATCTCTACTGTTATACAATTCTATGTGTTAGGTGGGATTTTTATTTTGGTTTCATTTATTGTATTTTCTTTAATAGCCATTTTAGCAGGCTCTATTTCTGAGTTCATTAAGAGAAACCAAAATGTGGGTGTATTCCTAAAGTGGTTACAAATTATAGTGTTTGTGGGAATTGCAATTTTTATTTTAATTCCAGATTAAATCACCATTCCATTCGTTTTACTAAATTTTCTATATGAGCGAAATGATGGTTACAATGCCAAGCATAAATACCGATATTTTCTTTTAAGGTTACTTTTTCATTTCCATCAGGATGAATAAAATATTGCTCTAATTCTTCTGGTTTTAATAGTTTTAGAAAGTAAACCCATTTGGCATGTAAAGTTTTTAGCGAGTTTAATGAAAGCTCTATTGGTCCATTTTTAGAATCTGGAAGTTCTGCCCACCTTTCTTCATAATACGCCTTAATAACAGGTTTGTCTTCGGTTAAAGTCCACTTAAAACGCGTGTAGGAATTATGATGACTATCAGCACAATGATGTACTACTTGACGAATAGTCCAACCTTCATCACGATAAGGAGTATCCAATTGATCTTGATTAAGATTGGAAACTAATTTTTGAAGTCTATCAGGAAAATCTTCAATTACTTGAATCCAATTTTCAATATGTTCTGTAAGTATTTCTGAGGGTATTTCTGGCTTTCCAATTGGATATTTTAGATGTTCCATGCTATTACTTATTTGTTAGTCGTTCTAGGTTTCTTTTAGAACTTCTATTTTCAGGATTTATACTAAGTGCTTTTTTATAACTTTCTATAGCCTTTGCAGTATCTTTTTGCTTCTTATAGGCATCTCCGAGACTATCAAATGTATTAGAACTTCTAGGATATAATTCGGTATTAATTTTAAAAATATAAATAGCTTTTTCCATATCGTCATTTCTTAAATAACTATAACCTGTTCGATTTAGATTTCTTTCTCTAATTACAGGATTTAAACTATCTCTTTCTTTAATTTGTTTGTATCCTTTTAATGCGAGTTCATAATTGTTTTCTTCAAGGTATTCACTAGGAGTTTTTTCTCCGTCTTTTAACTTTAAAAAAGTAAATTTTTCACCTTCATGTTCTCTTTTCTCAGCTAAAACAATCTTACTTTCCTTAGTGTTGAAAATGAGTTTTTCATTTAATTCCTTGGCATAGAATACACTATCATTAACTTTTAATGGCTTTAAATCAGAGTTTCGCCATTTTAAGTATAATTCTTGATCTTTAAACAATACTTCAATTACTTCATCAGCATTAAAGAAGTATCTACCAGAAGCATTATTGATAAAGTCTTGGTCATTTTTTTTAGAGGTACAATTTATCAATAAAATTGCGCATAGAAGTGAGAAAAAAAGTTTAGCTTTCATAGAGTTCATTTAAGTATTAAAAATAAGACGAAATTTTTTATTTGATGTTACAGCTTTAAGACTTAAATTCATTTGGTTGGCATAACTATTGACTTACTATAGTAGAATAGATAACTGTTTTAATATTAATTCACTGTATATAAGTGTTTTGTGGTTTTTTATTCTGATATATAAAAATTGAAGTAAGATATTTAATGTCATATTGACAGATATAAAAGATATGAGTAGATCAAAAATTATACATTTGGACAACTTGTCTTTACAAGATATGTTGAATGAAGATTCAGAGTTAATTCCTTTATTAACTCCAGAAGACGAGGAGATTATCAATAAAGAAGAAGTACCAAGTGAGTTACCAATACTACCTTTAAGAAATACCGTTTTATTTCCAGGAGTAGTAATTCCAATTACTGCAGGTAGAGATAAATCTATCCAATTAATAAAAGACGCTAACAAAGGGAATAAAACATTAGGTGTAGTTGCTCAAAGAAATAGTGAAGTAGAAGATCCAACGTTAGATGATATCTATCACACTGGAGTTGTTGCTCAGATTTTAAGAGTGTTAAAAATGCCTGATGGAAATACAACTGTTATTATTCAGGGTAAAAAACGCTTTGAAATTAATGAGTTGATTCAGCAAGAGCCTTACATGAAAGCAAAAGTTTCTGAAGCTATTGAAGAAAGAACTATTGATGATCAGAAGGAGTTTGATGCAATTATTGAATCCATCAAGGAATTAGCTTTAGATGTAATTAAGGAAAATCCAATGTTACCATCAGAAGCTTCTTTCGCTATCAAGAATATTCAGTCGAATTCGTTTTTAGTAAACTTTATTTCCTCTAATATGGATTTAAGTGTTGCTCAAAAGCAAGTTTTACTTGAAAAAGATAGTTTAAAAGAAAGAGCGCTTTTAACATTAAAAAATCTTGATAAAGAATTACAAAAGTTACAATTACGTAATGATATTCAATCTAAAACTAGATCAGACTTAGACAAACAACAAAGAGAATATTATTTACATCAGCAATTAAAAACCATTCAAGAAGAGTTAGGCGGTGTTTCTCATGATCAAGAACTTGAGGAAATGAGAGCACAGGCTAAAAAGAAAAAATGGTCAAAAGAAGTAGGAGAGACCTTCGATAAAGAAGTGAATAGACTTCGAAGAATGAATCCTCAAATGGCTGAATATGGTGTACAACGTAATTATTTAGAGTTATTACTAGAATTACCTTGGGGAGAATATTCTGAAGATAAGTTCGATTTAAAAAAGGCACAGAAAATATTGGATCGTGACCATTTTGGTTTAGAAAAGGTAAAAGAACGTATCATAGAACACTTAGCTGTATTAAAGCTACGTGGAGATATGAAATCTCCAATAATATGTTTATACGGACCTCCAGGTGTGGGTAAAACTTCTTTAGGTAAATCTGTTGCAGAGGCATTAGGAAGAAAATATGTACGAATGTCTTTAGGTGGATTGAGAGATGAAGCAGAGATTAGAGGACATAGAAAAACATATATAGGTGCGATGCCTGGTCGTTTAATTCAGAATTTAAAAAAGGCTGGTACTTCAAATCCTGTTTTTGTATTAGATGAAATTGATAAATTAGGACAAAGTCATCAAGGAGATCCGTCTTCAGCAATGTTAGAAGTTTTAGATCCAGAGCAAAATACTGAGTTCTACGATAATTATTTAGAAGTTGGTTATGACCTTTCAAAGGTATTATTTATAGCAACAGCAAATAATATTAATCAAATTCCTTGGGCATTAAGAGATCGTATGGAGATTATTAATGTAACTGGATATACTATTGAAGAAAAGGTAGAAATAGCCAAGAAATACTTGTTACCTAAACAATTAAAAGAACACGGATTAAAAGATGAGCATTTAAAGTTAGGAAAATCTCAAATCGAGAAAATTGTAGAAGGATATACTAGAGAGTCTGGAGTTCGTGGATTAGAGAAACAAGTTGCGAAAGTAGTACGTTATGCTGCCAAGTCAATTGCAATGGAAGATGAGTATAATGTGGCATTGACAAATGAAGATATTGAAACAATTTTAGGCCCAGCAAGATTAGAACGTGATAAATATGAAAATAACGATACAGCAGGTGTTGTTACTGGTTTAGCATGGACAAGTGTTGGTGGAGATATTTTATTTATAGAATCTATTTTATCTAAAGGAAAAGGGAATCTTTCTATTACGGGTAATTTAGGAACTGTAATGAAAGAATCTTCAACAATTGCAATGAAGTATATAAAATCAAATGCGGAAGAGTTTGGTATCAAACCAGAGGTTTTAGACAATTATGATGTTCATATTCATGTTCCTGAAGGAGCAACTCCTAAAGATGGACCAAGTGCGGG
This genomic window from Tenacibaculum sp. 190524A05c contains:
- a CDS encoding quinone-dependent dihydroorotate dehydrogenase; translation: MYKLIIRPIFFLFDPEKIHHFTFSLVKFLSRIPFVSGIFRGLYQVNDKKLERNLFGLTFKNPVGLAAGFDKNAVLYNELADFGFGFIEIGTVTPKGQVGNPKQRLFRLKDDKGIINRMGFNNEGLEAAIQQLKKNKGKVIIGGNIGKNTATKPEDYTADYTLCFEELHPHVDYFVLNVSCPNVSSHAKLEDADYLKELITEVQKINNTKSVQKPILLKIAPDLNTNQLDEIITLVADTKIDGVIASNTSVDRKGLKASDERLKEIGNGGLSGQPIKDKSTKVIKYLSDNSNKSFPIIGVGGIHSEKDALEKIDAGADLVQIYTGFIYEGPALIKRINKAILKRA
- a CDS encoding LysE family translocator, encoding MLEILISFALSTGALAISPGPDNIFVLTQSIVNGRKFGIATVLGLMTGCIIHTTLIAFGVSEIIRTNENIFFIIKLFGAAYLLYLSYKVYKSDAKIAFSTENVEKKSTFELFKTGFWMNILNPKVTIFFLAFFPQFLFSKTISTVIQFYVLGGIFILVSFIVFSLIAILAGSISEFIKRNQNVGVFLKWLQIIVFVGIAIFILIPD
- a CDS encoding YfiT family bacillithiol transferase; this translates as MEHLKYPIGKPEIPSEILTEHIENWIQVIEDFPDRLQKLVSNLNQDQLDTPYRDEGWTIRQVVHHCADSHHNSYTRFKWTLTEDKPVIKAYYEERWAELPDSKNGPIELSLNSLKTLHAKWVYFLKLLKPEELEQYFIHPDGNEKVTLKENIGIYAWHCNHHFAHIENLVKRMEW
- a CDS encoding tetratricopeptide repeat protein; amino-acid sequence: MKAKLFFSLLCAILLINCTSKKNDQDFINNASGRYFFNADEVIEVLFKDQELYLKWRNSDLKPLKVNDSVFYAKELNEKLIFNTKESKIVLAEKREHEGEKFTFLKLKDGEKTPSEYLEENNYELALKGYKQIKERDSLNPVIRERNLNRTGYSYLRNDDMEKAIYIFKINTELYPRSSNTFDSLGDAYKKQKDTAKAIESYKKALSINPENRSSKRNLERLTNK
- the lon gene encoding endopeptidase La, translating into MSRSKIIHLDNLSLQDMLNEDSELIPLLTPEDEEIINKEEVPSELPILPLRNTVLFPGVVIPITAGRDKSIQLIKDANKGNKTLGVVAQRNSEVEDPTLDDIYHTGVVAQILRVLKMPDGNTTVIIQGKKRFEINELIQQEPYMKAKVSEAIEERTIDDQKEFDAIIESIKELALDVIKENPMLPSEASFAIKNIQSNSFLVNFISSNMDLSVAQKQVLLEKDSLKERALLTLKNLDKELQKLQLRNDIQSKTRSDLDKQQREYYLHQQLKTIQEELGGVSHDQELEEMRAQAKKKKWSKEVGETFDKEVNRLRRMNPQMAEYGVQRNYLELLLELPWGEYSEDKFDLKKAQKILDRDHFGLEKVKERIIEHLAVLKLRGDMKSPIICLYGPPGVGKTSLGKSVAEALGRKYVRMSLGGLRDEAEIRGHRKTYIGAMPGRLIQNLKKAGTSNPVFVLDEIDKLGQSHQGDPSSAMLEVLDPEQNTEFYDNYLEVGYDLSKVLFIATANNINQIPWALRDRMEIINVTGYTIEEKVEIAKKYLLPKQLKEHGLKDEHLKLGKSQIEKIVEGYTRESGVRGLEKQVAKVVRYAAKSIAMEDEYNVALTNEDIETILGPARLERDKYENNDTAGVVTGLAWTSVGGDILFIESILSKGKGNLSITGNLGTVMKESSTIAMKYIKSNAEEFGIKPEVLDNYDVHIHVPEGATPKDGPSAGVTMLTSLVSVFTQRKVKNKIAMTGEITLRGKVLPVGGIKEKILAAKRANIKEIILCADNKKDIDEIKESYLKGLKFHYVTEMSDVIDIALTKQKVKNAKKL